Below is a genomic region from Neomonachus schauinslandi chromosome 2, ASM220157v2, whole genome shotgun sequence.
aaaactccacAAAAAAAGTTGTCATTAACTTGAACAAGACACTGAAGAATGGTTTTTAATCTCTCTGGAGGATTTATATCTCCTCTGAGAATCTGATTTTTGTAAATGGACATTCTCCCCCAACTCCCCATGCACTCAAACAAAATTCTGCACATAATTTCAGGGGTGGGGATGAGAAGACCCCTGGAAGTTATCGACTCCTAGACTATGGACCCCAAGGCATAACCCAGGATTAAGGCaaactaatttattaatttgaaaaggaatgaaagtaACTGAGGCAGAGATTttcattcaaataataaaattagaaatattttctattttctcagacAAGGAGTGTTGGACGTGGTCAGGAGAGGGTGTTGGTCGTGTAgagcaaggaaaacaaagataaaaaacgAGTTAGAGAAATTACGTACTTtaatctagaagaaaacaaagggaggaGACAGAAATCCTAAAAGGGGATGGCTTAAGGATTGTAGGAAGTGTAAACTATAAACTTTTTGAGATCAAAGGGTTCAAGAGGGAGATAAAAACATAACAAAGGAAGcaataaagtaaaaaggaaaagcgTCTAgaaactgttcttaaaaaaaaaaaaacctctttccttttcctagaCACGTAAACACTAACTTGGCAAAAAGGAACGGACGAGAAAACGACAGCACGACTTCCTCCCCAAACTCCAGCATTCCTTGGCCGTCCTCACAAGCACAGACTTGGGACGTTTCTTAGGCAAGGCTCCAACCTGCACCACTGATTGCCCCGTGAACCTCTGGGAGGGACTATCACTATCTCCATTCCTCTCgctgagggagagaggaagtAAGGGATGCAGAGAGAGCcggagaaaaataaacactggaCATCAGACCTGAAGGTGGCCCACTCCGAGACTTAGTCGAGAAAGACCTGGATCCTGCCACCCCTTTTTCTATCCAACACATGCAAGGATGAGAGAGTGCAGCCTTGCAAGGGCCAGTCCTCCCTTTTCACCGGCTGTTTCGGGGACACAGGGGGTTGGGGCAGAAACGAAAGGCCGAATACTTGGGCAGATACGGCACAGCCTAGAGACAGAAGTGTCCAGTGAAAGTCCGGAATGGCAAGCTCCAGAGGCAACGTGTCCGCCCCCACCAACTACCTTGGACgagcctgcccctcccttccctgcggGCGGGCTCCGCCCTCACCTGTCTGCGGGGAACTCGGCGGCTCTCACGTCGAGGATTATCCCTGCCGCGGCTCTCTGGAATCGTCCCAAACCTGGCACGAAGTGAGCGGAAACGCGACCTGggccttttccttcttcccctccccccacgcacCTCGGATTCTCGGGGGCGGGGAGCAACTGCAGCTGTCACAGCTTCACACTGACCAACCGCCGCGGACACTCAGACCGGCAGCCTCTCAACCCGGCCTGCAGCGCCAACACGGACAGCAGCGGAGCCGGAAGTGAGGAGACCGGAAGTAGCGTTGTCCTTGGCCCTGGAcggcctctctctccctcaatctGGCCCGGCCCAGCCACATCTCGATGGTGCCAACGCGCCTCCCTTGAGGCCTCCTCCGCCCCTCTCCTGGAggctggccccgcccctcccgctgCGGCCCTAGCAACCACATCCGGGGCTCCGCGGGTGCTGTTGCCCGGGTAATTTTCTGGCGGCGGCCGGATCACAGAGGGGTGTGCGCCCGGGTCCCAATGCACCTGCCAGAGCCGGGAGCTTGCAGAAGGGCGCGCGGGCCTGGTGTTGAGTGGTCGGAGGTCTCCTGGAGCCCTCAGCATCCCTTTTTTCTCACTCATACACCCCAGCTTCACGCGTTAGACTTCCCCCCCAGCAGACGGTGAGCCGGTGCCGGGAGGGTGGAGGTGGACGTAGCTCGCCGCCACGCATATCACAGGAGAACCAAAGCTTTCTCAGCTGCTGGAGAGCACGTAGAAGGTTGTTTCAGTCccgcggggggtgggagggtggagggaatgCGGGGTTAAGGGAACAGACGGGATGCGGGCGCCTTACCCTCTCTTCCCCGGTTCTTGGAGCGCCCCACTCCGGCCACGTCACTCACGCCCACCCCCTTCAAGAAGACCAGACCTCCAAGCCTGGCATCCCTGAGTTCTTGTTTGTAATCACTCTCTGCGCTGCTCGCTCGCCGACGGTGGACCCcttacacattttctttcctgctcctGTTTCTTTATCCAGATGACTGAGTTCTGCTTTATTTGCTCGCCCCATTTCTTCTTAGGTAGATCATTGCCCTGTCTACAGAAACCGCTGAACAATCCTCTCTGAGCCCTTTGTAGTTTACTAAGTTGAGACTCCAACCTGTACTGTGGATACTCTCCCTACCCCCGGCACTGAATGGAGGGAATGTATGGCTGCACAGTGGTGCTAGACACACCTGAAGCTCATTTGCATACAGTACCTACAGTTGACCCATCCACATACATCTCCCATCAAGGTTCTGaactgtttttcctttgaaagCCTTGCATGCTCATTTTTACCGCCATTTCACTTGGAGAAATGCGAAGGATAACAGTGCATTCTGTGGGATTTACTCTTCTTTAGACTGTACTTCTCACCTGCCTTTGTCATATTAGCTGATGAGACATTTTTAATGGCTAAGTGCCCAAAGACAGACCTTTGCCTTTACAAATTCTGGGGAGTTTCAGCATACTGAATCATATATCCctgtgcaaatatcttccccataTCCGTGAATAGTAAAAACCCCTGAGGACACAAAAGTTTCAAAagtaaataacattatttatCGGCTGAGATCTCCAGGACACTTCCTCTGTCAAAAACAGTACTGAAGTCTCAAAACATGAATCTGTGTATAAAGGACCCTCATCTTAAGTGGCTTTGTCcttaacaaaaagagaagagcaaatgtATATGCCAGTTCACTCAAACTGTAACTTCAGTTCTATAGCCTACTGTGGACTTTTCTGTTCAAAGCCATCCTGTTAGTCTTCTCAGTTATAAGAAAAGGATCCCAATCTAGAATAATTACTGCTCTTGTTGTATAGGAACAGAATGGAACTGAGCAGCTAAGTACAAGTATTCTTAGTTTCAGAAGGGTAATTAGGAAGAGGAGCATGGTAGTGCTCAGTGGTGCTTGAATGATCTGTACTTAACTGTTTGAGTTGGCTGGCACCTTAAGGATTCCTGCCAGGTGTCTCTTGAGTTTGGGGATGCTTAGCTTCATTAGAGTTAATCTAACTATTAAACTTTTAGACTCAGAGGTGTTTCTTAAATTGGAAAGGTGGACACTTGCTTTAATTATTTGTCTTTAGCTGGTTAGTTTCCTTGGCAGCTGGTGATGTTTTTGATAGAGATTCAGATGGACTCCAAACTGCTTGGAACTCCTGCTAATTTCTGTTTGGTGAAGGTGCCGTTAATCATGTTAGGTACTCCAGTCGGGTGTGATCCTGGTACTGCACGTGATTAGTTCTCATACATAGTGCAAGGCTCCACACAGGATTAGTCTTCCCATGATTTCTGCTGCCCCAAGGGAAATTAGAATGTAGGTTGGCTCGAAGAAAACACTGGAAGCTGCTTCAGCTGGTGATGGAAGACAGTGAAATTCTAtgtaatttattttggaaaaaggaagcagtagctggtatttttttttttttttttgatttgggggaaatttttgaTGCTGACAGAAAGACCTTATTTTAAATCTAAACCTGCTTAGATGgggatctttctttctttctttcttccctctctttttttctttgccctaGAGTTTGGGGAATTCTGCCTGCTCATTCTCTTAAGAAGAATAGATTACTTCTTTTCTCTAAATTGGCATCTATGTTTGGAGAGGTAAGAAAAAAGGTAATAGTTGTCTTCTCTGTATGTTTATGACATGGGGATTATCTACTAATTTGTCTTTGTACTGTTATTGGCTATTATTCAGCTTTTGAAAAATCGGGTGCTATTTATTCACTTGGCTTGTGGGAACTCTGACAGcctatatttcatttattgacCACAAAGGGGGGCAACAGGTTAAGGAATATTATTCCTTTCTGAATGAGTTAAATGTGCACGCAaccttttttcttcactttagATGTTGAATACTGTATGCTGCATATAAATAGTATTtcctcaagagaaagaaaaaggtgcTACCTTCAAATCTTTTCTAGGGGAATTCTGGTAATGTCACAATAATTTTATCACTCTCCATCATCACCTCCCTTTTCATGGAGACATATTTAGTTAATGATTGCACAGTGTAATTCTCTGGAAACAAACCTTTGTTAGAGGATACTGATAAATGGAACATTTAAAGAAGCCCGTGAATAGTAGTCTGAGTGGAATATAAGAGTAGAAATTGTTCTgactacaaagagaaaaaaactgaagtttTTCATAATTCCATTATCTAGAATTAACATTCAACATTTTGTCAATGTCTTCTTTTCTATGCATATATACTTTTCctacatttatttaagaaattgttATTTAGAACCTACTGTTTGCTGGGCATTAAGCACTGTAGGAATAGCCATGAGCCTCTGCCCCTGGGTAACTTACAGTATATGTTGGTTTTGTTGCCAtacagttttgcattttgcttttttcacttaagacATTATGgaattttcttcatattattaaatattctccTTCAGTGGCTCAGTAGTGTTTCagcatatatatttcttaatttatttacttagttcTTTTTATACATTTAGGTTCTTTCCTGTTTGGTCTGTAATTATAAAACAACAATGTGAGGAATATGGTTGTATGGTAAAATTCTAAGATGACTTCCAATGATTCTCACTTTGTATAATTCCCTCCCATATGAACACGATAGGACATCATTCTCATCATGTTGTATTACATGCACAAGGGATTTTGCAGACGTAGCCAGCTGACTTTAAATCAATCAAAAGGGAGATAATCTGGATGGGCCTAAATTGCTACAGGAGCCTTTCAAGAGCAAGGAGTTTTCTCTTGCTGGTgcagcagagaaggcagagagatgcGAAGCGTTAAGAGAGGTTTGACAGGAGGAAGGTTCTCTATTGCTGAAATGAAAAGGGCCACAGTCAAGGACCTGAACCAGGAGCTGAGAGCAGTCTCTGCTGATGGGCCAGCAAAAAACTCAGGGACCTCGGTCCTCCAGCCACAAGAAATTGAATTCTGCAAATAACCTGAATGAACTTGcaagcagattcttccccagagcctccagataaCTAACATCTCGATTTCTGCCTTGTGAGATTCCTAAGCAGAGGATCCATTTGAGCTCACCTGGATTTCTggcctgcagaactgtgagataataaatgggtatttgttttaagctactaaatgcAGCAATAGATCATGAAGACATGTGTAAGCtaggttatttttatatttataattattctttgGGGATAAAAATCCTAGGTATGGACTTGCTGGGTAAAAGTTATgcacatttttaaggcttttgtaTCATATTACTAATTTGTCCTTCATAAGCTTTGTACCAATTTATATACCTCCTCACAAACTATGTTATGACATTCTGGCAAACACTAGATACTGCCATTCTGAtaggcaaaaacaaaaagcaaaaaggtaTCCTGTGTTGAAAGaagatttacatttctcttgttaCCAGTAGAATTGACTATTGTTTTCTTGGGAGTTCAATTGGTAAGTCTTTTTTTAGTCACTTGCCTATTCTTATTCTTTAGTTAGCTTTACCATTGACATAGAGAAAATAGTATCTAACATGTAGTACAATATTTCTCTGCTGTAATATTTTCAAGGAGTAGAATGATTAATGATCTTAATTGAGAGAATGGGTACTTCTGAGAAATATTATCTCCTGCCATTACTCCCTGCAAGAAATATCCGAGACATTATACTATAGGAGAATGGAAACTGTTAACTTCATTGATTAAGCAGTATTGGTGCCTTGTTCTTTTCTAGGGAAAAAGTCTAGCTTGTCTGGTTTGGCATTAGGCATGTGATTGTTTTGGGAATAAAGATGTATTGTATGTTACCATGGAAAATTGTAGGTTTCACTACTGttttagaaggaaatatataCTGTTAACTCGCAGAAAACAACTAATATCTTCCTAAATAAACATATCATTATTTTCAATTTGATCAAGATAATCACTAATCTCTGTGTATATTATACTGCTTTATATGGGAGGAAATTCAAGTGACTTTTTCTGTAATCCTTGTTATTTGAGATGATAGGGTTTATTTCTGACAAATGATGAaataaggcagaaggaaaagaaggaaggaagaaaagaagggaaagaacagaagatagaagggagagagaagttgGGAGAGTCCCTTTTTCTCTTAGGGAGTAATTTTGCGtggttttctcttaaaaaattggTTCTTGCTACCTCAATTTCTGAAGGTTGGTATCTTCCTAATAAGAGCAAGATAATTTTAAACtgtttattttgaagtaattgtAGATTTATaggaaattacagaaaaatgtgCACAGAGGTCCCATATGTGagcaaggtttttttgtttgttttttagttgaaTGGTCAAAGCTTATTTACTTAGGAAGGTCAGCCCACTTAATAGTGAGATATGGTTGCTATTTGTGTTCACAGAATTCATAAAGGCCTATTCTTCTATTCTGCTGTAGAGGCTtgatattgtttttgttttgttttgttttgttttgtttttgttagattCAGATAGGCATTGAAAATACTGCCTTGGTTTGGCTTGGTGCTGGGAACATAGAGTGTATAACTGTTATCAGAGGAGGCCACACCAGTGTGATTCAAAGACACTGTAATATAGTGAAAAGAATAGTAGACTTTACATTAGAAAGCCTGGATTCTGGACTGCACTCAACCGCATTATAACTATATGAGCTTTGAAATTCAGTTTTATCTTCCTTCTGAGTTGTTTGGAATATAGGAAATAAAGGTGTTTGTAAATTAAAGCCCTAATTATTATTAAGACTTTTTTACAGTGACAAGAACAAAAAATTCCTTTACTAGTTGTAATTCCTatgataaaaattactttttaaaagacaacaaaGGCAGAGGAATTTTGACAAAAAGTCTTGTCCAAAATTTTGTGCAAAAAATGCACATGACATCTTGAAACCTGGGAAGACAGAGCGAAAAACCTGAGGAACATCATGCCCACATTATTTCACACAGTAGTAACACCTCATCAAATTAGCTTGTTACTTTGGCCTGCAGTAGGCCCCGAGCTTGTAGATTCTCGTAGGGTACGTGCCACCTGGGAAGATAGGGGCAAGCCCATCTAGGTCCGTGTGCCTGTTCTCACAGTACTGTTTGATTTAAAAGAATCTCTGCTTTCAGTATATATTTCAGTGGGATTCTTGGCTTCTGTTTGCAAGTAGGATTTTGAAAAATCTTCTAATTATAAAGATCAACATAGCCAAGGGGCCATTAGAGAGAGGATAATGATGATGAGATCATCACCAAACATTCATTGAACACTTTGTAAGGTGCTTAAtactgtgctgagtgctttacaCTAGCTTGTTGAATCTCCTTGAATGTGCAATAACCCTATGGGGTAGGTGCTGTAGTTAcacctattttacaaataaggaagctgaagcttCAAATGGTTAAGTAAACTACCCAGGATCACATAAGTTTAAATGGCAGAATCACTTGTCAACTCAGGTGTGCCTGACACCAAAGCCCAGATCCTTACGGTATGATAAgccctttattttacagataaggaagtgGAGGTCCTGAGACGTCAAGAGCCATGGTCACTTTCCTTCTTACTCTAGGTCTTTTTCTGCATTATATCCTCTTAACCATTTGCTTATTCCTACACATTTTGTCGATTATTTCTGGCCTCTGTGCATCTGGCTAATGTGTCAAGTTAATACAAAGTTACtaggtttggggcacctgggtggctcagtcgttaagcgtctgccttcggctcaggtcatgatcccagggtcctgggatcgagccccgcatcgggctccctgctcggcaggaggcctgcttctctccctcccactccccctgcttgtgttccctctcttactgtgtctctctgtcaaataaataaataaaatctttaaaaaaaaaaagttactaggTTTGTAAGCatttagataaaataatattttgatttttaaaatttgtaatggaATCGCTTGATTTGATTTTTAGTGAAGCCTTTTCTACCAGACTCCTCTAAAGGGGATGCTGTCTCCCATGTGCTATTAAAAGTTGAACCTTGTGACTACTGTCtgactgtgtttttcttttagagaagTCAGAGGGGGGCAGTTGTGACTTCATGTGAAAAATAGCCACCAAAGATCTATGCAGCAtcatttttagttctttaattttggTAAGCAcccatttttaaaacagattaaatTTGCCTGAATTATTTCAGAAGTATATATTACAAAGCATTTGAAAGCAAGCGAGAATTCAAAAGCACAGAGCAGAGCTAGAGGGCTTTTTACAGAGGCCCTTTAGGAGGTAAGCATTTCTCCTGGAAGCTTTGGTTATTACATTTGCAGAAACATGTTCCcgttcttttcattattattaaaaacataactaattagtataaatattctttttgatattCAATTGACACATCATTGCTAagatagctttctttttttctcttcttttcttttccttttttttttttctattttcaagagGCAGAAGATATACCGTCAAGTCCTAGAAGGAGTCTACCACTTTCTTCTCCACCCTGAAGAGACTTGGAAATTAATGGGTAACATTTTGCTTGAAAATTACTGAATGCTTTTCCTTCTTATCTCGGAGGCCTTCTGCGGAGAATTAATAGGAGGTTGAATGCGCGCATGGATAAAATGGATCATCTTAAAGGATTGAAGTTCCAAAAATATATCAGCAGGACTGGACAGGTTTGACATAATGAGATTTCTATTTTAGCTTGACTTCTGGAACACTGAATAAACTATAAACCGAGCCGCACAGGTCCTGGGAAGGAAGTTTCTCTTCCAAAATATTCTAGCTGTGTGTAACATTTTTCTTACTCAGaacctttgaaaatatatttacttatcaatttttagaaatttaaagaaacagcCACCAGAAAGACAAGCAATCTCTACATAAGCACTGGTGGAGATGGCAGAAGCTTCCGAGGATGCCTCAGCTCTGCCCGTaacagtgaagaaaaagaaaagtttatccATTGAAGAAAAGATCGACATCATAAATGCAGTAGAAAGCGgcaagaaaaaggcagaaattgcAGCTGaatatggaataaagaaaaattcgTTGTCTTCTATTATGAAGAATAAAGACAAAGTTCTAGAAGCCTTTGAATCTCTGAGATTTGatccaaagagaaaaagactgagaaCTGCTTTTTACACAGATCTGGAAGAAGCATTAATGAGGTGGTATCGAATTGCTCAGTGTCTAAATGTACCAGTTAATGGTCCAATGTTGCGTCTAAAAGCTAATGATTTTGCCCAGAAACTGGGACATAATGATTTTAAGTGCAGTAATGGTTGGCTGGATCGCTTTAAATCCAGGTATGGTTTAGTATTCAGAGCTCAACCTGTAGAAGCTACAGGTGTATCAGTAGACCCTTCAACTGTCTGGCACCAAAATGTACTTCcttattatttaaatgattatcatcctaaaaatgtttttaatataaaagagaCTGGGCTGCTGTATCGAATGTTACCTACAAATACGTTTGCATTTAAAGGAGAAACATGCTCAATCGGAAAGTTATGCAAAGACAGAATAACTCTGGTGGTTGGGGCGAACATGGATGGCTCAGAGAAACTTCCTTTGCTTATCATTGGAAAAAACAGAAATCCACATTGTTTCAAAGGTATAAAATCATTGCCTGTGTGTTATGAAGCTAACAGAATGGCATGGATGACCTCAGATGTATTTGAACAATGGATGCGGAAGCTCGATGAGAAATTTCAAGTCCAGCAACGAAGAGTGGtgatttttgttgattcttttccTTCACATCCAGAGGTAAAGAACCTAAAGTCCATTGAGTTAGCGTTCTTTCCATCATGTTTATCTTCCAAATTTATAGCTATGAAACAAGGTGTTATTAAAAACCTTAAAGTCAAATATCGACATTGTCTTATCAAGAAATTTTTAAGCTCTGTTGAAGGCAGCAAAGAATTTACATTTTCTCTACTCGATGCAGTTGATACTTTGCACCTTTGTTGGAGGGCTGTAACCCCAGAGACTATTGTTAAGAGTTATGAAGAGGCAGGATTCAAATCTCAAAAAGGAGAAAGTGACAAGACAAATGCAGAGACAGACACTGGTCTTGATTTGGTTGCCCATGCTCAGGCAGCAGGCGTGGAATTTCCTGAAGGTTTATCTATAGAAGAGTATGCTGCCCTCGATGATGATTTGGAGACATGTGAAGCTGCACCAGAAAGTGATTCGGTATGGACCAAAGAAAGTAAATCAGATGAAACTGAATTTTATACTTCTGACGAAGAGGATGATGATGGATCTCTAGGAACTGAACTCCCTTTGCCATCAAAAAATGAGGCAATAACTGCTTTAGatactcttaaaaattttcttagaaGTCAAGATATGAATGATGAGCTTCATAATTCTTTAGCAGaccttgaaatttttattaactcatcatctaaataattatttgtggTACAACATCTGAAGAGTAATAGCTTTTCCTGATGTATTTTACCATATGAGgtatataaagggaaaatatcacttaaacataaaaaaaaaaaaaaaaatctttggtttAATTGCATATGTCTTTGACCTGAATAGCAAAGTTCCCTAGGTAGATTAAGTAATgagtaagtaaatgaaaaatatgaatttcaatTTAGTAAGGTTTTGGGGAGTAGAAAATGTATTTCAGAGGCCTTGTACTGAAATATATGGTATagatgtcaaaaataaaaaactttccaGCTATTTGATTCATACAGGTTGAATTGGtgattgctattttcttttttttttaaggcagatcATGTTCTagaatgttttaatttatctACCTcgttttggaaataaaatattacatatttatttttataaagacataTATTCTAGCCTTGTATCAAGTattaactttaaattatttttcttgtaactAGCTTATCTTGCTaagaagaaattatgaaaaagtactgaaaataaaatctgatccAATTATACActaaagtgattaaaaatatatgtctcaCTACTTTCAGAAGGTCAAATGAAAGACTATTAACTATCAGATGCTTTTTGTCATCGATAACCAGAAGATGATA
It encodes:
- the TIGD4 gene encoding tigger transposable element-derived protein 4; the protein is MAEASEDASALPVTVKKKKSLSIEEKIDIINAVESGKKKAEIAAEYGIKKNSLSSIMKNKDKVLEAFESLRFDPKRKRLRTAFYTDLEEALMRWYRIAQCLNVPVNGPMLRLKANDFAQKLGHNDFKCSNGWLDRFKSRYGLVFRAQPVEATGVSVDPSTVWHQNVLPYYLNDYHPKNVFNIKETGLLYRMLPTNTFAFKGETCSIGKLCKDRITLVVGANMDGSEKLPLLIIGKNRNPHCFKGIKSLPVCYEANRMAWMTSDVFEQWMRKLDEKFQVQQRRVVIFVDSFPSHPEVKNLKSIELAFFPSCLSSKFIAMKQGVIKNLKVKYRHCLIKKFLSSVEGSKEFTFSLLDAVDTLHLCWRAVTPETIVKSYEEAGFKSQKGESDKTNAETDTGLDLVAHAQAAGVEFPEGLSIEEYAALDDDLETCEAAPESDSVWTKESKSDETEFYTSDEEDDDGSLGTELPLPSKNEAITALDTLKNFLRSQDMNDELHNSLADLEIFINSSSK